One genomic segment of Brassica napus cultivar Da-Ae chromosome A3, Da-Ae, whole genome shotgun sequence includes these proteins:
- the LOC106442002 gene encoding uncharacterized protein LOC106442002 — protein sequence MSTFSPSLAVLSLILLSLSLVSSTEINKGGEIRLPSEKTNGEFCGKTSKPASCPVKCFRADPVCGEDGVTYWCGCADALCHGVGVSKPGACDVGNGVGLSVPGQALLLIHIVWMMALGFSILFGLF from the coding sequence ATGTCGACGTTCTCGCCATCGTTGGCCGTCCTCTCTCTGATTCTTCTGAGCCTCTCTCTGGTTTCATCGACGGAGATTAACAAGGGAGGAGAGATTCGATTACCTTCCGAGAAGACCAACGGTGAATTCTGCGGGAAAACGTCTAAACCGGCTTCGTGTCCGGTTAAGTGTTTTAGGGCTGATCCGGTTTGCGGAGAAGACGGCGTTACGTACTGGTGCGGTTGTGCAGATGCTCTGTGCCACGGCGTTGGTGTCTCTAAACCTGGAGCTTGTGATGTTGGTAATGGCGTTGGGTTGTCTGTTCCTGGACAAGCTCTGCTTTTGATCCACATTGTCTGGATGATGGCTCTTGGGTTTTCGATCCTCTTTGGCctcttctga